TCGGTTCCCAGGCCAAGGCCGCCTCCGCGCTGATGGCCCGGGCGCCGTCCGCCGTCAAGCGCCGGGCGCTCCTGGCGCTGGCCCGCCGCCTGCGCGAGAGCACCGACGCGCTGCAGGTGGACAACGCCCGCGACCTGGACCGTGCCCGGGCCGCGGGCCTGGCCGAACCGATGGTGGACCGCCTCAAGCTCACCCCCAAGGTGCTGGAGACCTGCGCGCTCGGCTGCGAGCAGCTCGCCGCCATGGGCGACGTGATCGGCGAGATCTCCGGCATGCGCGAGCAGCCCAGCGGCATCCGCGTGGGCCAGATGCGCGTGCCGATCGGCGTGTTCGGCATGGTCTACGAGAGCCGTCCCAACGTGACCATCGAGGCCGCCAGCCTGAGCATCAAGAGCGGCAACGCCTGCATCCTGCGCGGCGGCTCCGAGGCGATCGATTCCAACCGCGCGCTGGCACGGCTCGTGCAGGAAGCGCTGCTGGAGGCCGGCCTGCCCGCCGATGCCGTGCAGCTCGTGCAGACCACCGACCGCGAGGCCGTGGGCCACCTCATCGCCATGCCGCAGTACGTGGACGTGATCATCCCGCGCGGGGGCAAGGGCCTCATCGAGCGCATCAGCCGCGAGGCCAAGGTGCCCGTCATCAAGCACCTGGACGGCAACTGCCATACCTATGTGGACGACCCCTGCGACGTCGCCATGGCCGTGAAGGTGGCCGACAACGCCAAGACCCAGAAGTACAGCCCCTGCAATGCGAGCGAGGGCCTGCTCGTCGCGCGCGGCGTGGCGGCCGAGTTCCTGCCGCAGATCGGCGCCGTCTATGCCGCCAAGGGCGTGGAGATGCGCGGCTGCCCCGAATCGCTGGCGCTGCTGGCCAATGTGCCCGGCGCCCTGCTGGTGCCAGCCACCGAGCAGGACTGGTCGGAGGAATACCTCGCGCCCATCATCAGCATCAAGGTGGTGGACGGCCTGGACGAGGCCATCGCCCACATCAACCGTTACGGCAGCCACCACACCGACGCCATCCTCACGCGCGACCACATGCATGCGCAGCGCTTCCTGCGCGAGGTGGACTCGGCCAGCGTGATGGTGAACGCGAGCACGCGCTTCGCCGACGGCTTCGAGTTCGGCCTGGGGGCCGAGATCGGCATCAGCACCGACAAATTCCATGCCCGCGGCCCCGTGGGCATCGAGGGCCTCACCTCGCTCAAGTGGGTGGTGCTCGGCGAGGGCGACATCCGCACCTGAGACTGGAGCGGGCCGCGCCCCTCCTCCTCCCTCTCTCCACCCTTCCTCCACGGTCCTTTCCGCATGAAGATCATCATCCTGGGCGCGGGCCGCGTGGGCGAGAGCGTGGCCGACAGCCTGGTGTCCGAGCAGAACGACATCACCGTCATCGACACCGACGGCCAGCGCCTGCGCGACCTCGAAGCCCGCTTCGACCTGCGCGGCGTGGTGGGTAGCGGCATCGACCCCGAAGTGCTGGCCGAGGCCGGCGCCGCCGACACCGACCTGCTGATCGCCTGCGCCGCGCTGGATGAGACCAACCTCGTCTGCTGCAAGATCGCCCACCTGCTCTTCAACGTGCCCACGCGCATCGCTCGCGTGCGCTCCTCCGGCTTCGACTCCACCGAAGAGCGCGGCGGCGCGATGCTCGGCAAGGAAGGCTTCGCTGTCGACCGCATCATCTGCCCGGAGGAATCGCTCACGCGCTACATCGGCAAGCTCGTGCAGTACCCCGAGGCGCTGCAGGTGCGTGAATTCGCGGGCGGGCGGGCCTGCCTCGTCTCGGTGCGCGCCCGCGGCGGCGCGCCCGTGGTCGGCATGCGCATCGCCGACGTGCGCGCCAGCGCGCCCGATGTGGCCATGCGCGTGGTGGCGATCTACCGCCGCTTTCCCGAGGAGCCCGACCGGTTCGTGGCCTGCGACGGCGCCACGCGCATCGAGGCCGGCGACGAAGTGTTCGTGCTCGCGGCGCGCGAGCGCATTCCGCAGGTGCTGGCTGCGCTGCACCAGCGCGACGGCCTGGCGACGCGGCCGGTGCGCCGCATCATGGTCGCGGGCGGCGGCCGCGTGGGCCTGCGGCTCGCGCGGCAGCTCGCGCAGCAGGGCGGCTTCCACATCAAGATCCTCGAATCCAACCCCGACCGCTGCATCGAACTGGCCTCGGTGCTGCCGCCCGAAGTGCTGGTGCTGCAGGGCGACGCGACCGATGAGGATCTGCTGGGCGACGAGTGCATCGAGGACGTGGACCTCTTCCTCGCGATCACCGACGACGACGAGGACAACATCATGGCCTGCCTGCTCGCCAAGCGCATGGGCGCCAGCCGGGTACTGGCGCTCATCAACCGCCGCTCGTATGCCGACCTCATGCACGGCACGCAGATCGACATCGCGCTCTCGCCCGCGCAGGCGATGCTCGGCGAGCTGCTGGCCTACGTGCGCCGCGGCGACGTGCAGGCCGTGCACAGCCTGCGCCGCGGCGTGGCCGAGGCACTGGAGATCGTGGTGCGCGGCGACCGCAAGAGCTCGCGCGTGGTCGGCCGCAAGGTGGCCGACATCCACCTGCCGCACGATGTGCACATGGGCCTCGTCGTGCGAGGCCTCAGCGAAGGCGCGTCGGCCGTGGCCGGCGAGGGCCAGTCGGTGCCGCCGGGCGAGCCCGAGGTCATCATCCCGCACAGCCACACGGTGATCGAGAGCGGCGACCACGTGGTCTTCTTCCTGCCCCACAAGCGGCTGGTGCGCGAAGTGGAAAAAGCCTTCCGCGTGAGCGCGACGTTCTTCTGATCCGCATGGCGATCCCTTCCGCGCTCTCCGACGCCCTGCCGGACCTGCTGCCCGTGCTGCGCGTGTTCGGCGCGCTGCTGGCGATGTTCTCCTTCGCGCTGGGCGTGCCCCTGGCGGCCGCCTGGTGGGGCGGCGAAGGGCTGTGGCCGATCTATGCCGCCTGCCTCGGTTTCACGCTCGTGTGCGGCGGCGCGCTCTGGTACGGCCTGCGCCGGCATGCGCGCGAACTGCAGCCGCGCCACGGCGTGATGCTGGTCTCGCTGGTCTGGCTCGTGCTGCCGCTGTTCGCGTCGCTGCCGCTGCTGCTGGCGCTCCATGCCATCGACCGGCCGATCGGATTCACGCACGCGTACTTCGAGGCGGTGTCCGGGCTGACCACCACCGGCTCCACGGTCCTGGCGGGGCTCGACAGCCTGCCGCTGTCGATCAACCTGTGGCGCACCTTCATGCAGTGGATCGGCGGGATGGGCATCCTGATCCTGGCCGTCGCCGTGCTGCCGCTGCTGGGGGTGGGCGGCAGCCAGCTCTTCAAGGCCGAGGCCGCGGGGCCCGTGAAGGACACCAAGCTCACGCCGCGCATGACCCAGACCGCCAAGGGGCTGTGGGGCGTGTACGTCGTGTTCTCGCTGGCCTGCGCGCTGGCCTTCTGGGCCGGCGGCATGGCCGTGCCCGATGCGCTCATGCACATGTTCGCCACCGTGAGCCTGGGCGGGCTGTCGCCCTACGACGCGAGCTTCGGCCATTTCCAGTCGCCGCTGCTGGAGATGATCGCCGTGGTCTTCATGGTGCTCGCGAGCTGCAATTTCGCGCTCTACTTCGTCGCGCTGCGCAAGGGCCACTGGCGCACCTGCTGGCGCGATCCCGAGCTGCGCGCCACGGTCTGCACGCTGCTGGGCAGCGGCCTCTTCGTGGCGCTGCTGCTGTGGGCCAAGGGCGTGTACGGCCCGTTCGATGCCATGCGGCATGGCCTCTTCCATACCGTGTCCGTCGCCACCACCACGGGCTTTGCCACCACCGACTACCTCGGCTGGCCCGTGTTCGCGCCCGTGTTCCTGCTCATGCTCTCGGGCGTGGCGACCAGCGCGGGCTCCACGGGCGGCGGGATCAAGATGGTGCGCGTGCTCATCCTGCTGCAGCAGGCGCGCCGCGAGATGACGCGGCTCGTGCATCCGCGCGCCGTGCAGCCGGTGCGGCTGGGCCACGCGGTGGTCGAGAACCGCATGATCTTCGCCGTGCTGGCCTACATGCTGGTCTATGCCGCCACGATCACGGTGCTCAGCATGGTGCTGCTGCTCACCGACCTCGACGTGGTCACGGCCTTCAGCGCCGTGATCGCGAGCGTGCACTGCACGGGGCCCGGCCTCGGCCTCGTGGGGCCGGCCGCGAACTATTCGGTGCTGACCGATTTCCAGCTCTGGGTGTGCACGCTGGCCATGCTGCTCGGCCGGCTGGAGATCCTCAGCTTCATGGCCCTGCTCACGCCCGCGTTCTGGCGGCGGTGATCGGCGCGGGCGGCCGCGGGCAGGGCTTGCGAACCCGCTCCGCGCCCCCAAATCCCTACAATCGACTCCACTTTCGGCGCTCCGCCGCCTACCCTGCTTTCCGAGGGCTTCCATGGTTCCGCATCTCATCACCGCCCTCACGGGGCCGATCAACGAGCTCGAACAGCGCATCCTCGACGCCATGCCCGCGATCGAGCGCTGGTTCCGGCTGGAGTGGATGGAGCACACCCCGCCTTTCTATACCTCGGTCGACATCCGCAATGCCGGCTTCAAGCTCGCACCGGTCGACACCAACCTCTTCCCGGGCGGCTGGAACAACCTCACCACCGAGATGCTGCCGCTCGCTGTGCAGGCCGCCATGGCCGCGATCGAGAAGATCTGCCCCGAGGCGCGCAACCTGCTCATCGTTCCCGAGAACCACAGCCGCAACACGTTCTACCTCGCGAACGTGATCCAGCTGCAGCGCATCTTCAACATGGCCGGGCTCAACGTGCGCGTGGGCTCCATCAGCCCCGAGATCAAGAAGCCCACCACCGTGACGCTGCCCAACGGCGATTCCGTCACGCTCGAACCCGTGGTGCGCACGAAAGGGCGGCTGGGCCTGAAGAACTTCGATCCCTGCACCATCCTGCTCAACAACGACCTCTCCGCCGGTCCGCCGGGCATCCTCGAAGACCTGCACGAGCAGTACCTGCTGCCCCCGCTGCACGCGGGCTGGAGCGTGCGCCGCAAGAGCCGCCATTTCCAGAGCTATGAAGAGGTCTCCAAGCGCTTCGGCAAGCTGCTGGGCATCGACCCCTGGCTCATCCATCCGCTCTTCAGCCACAGCCAAGGCCTGGATTTCGCCGAGGGCAACGGCGTGGAGGCCCTGCGCTCGGCCGTGGATGCGCAATTGGCCAAGGTGCGGCGCAAGTACAAGGAATACGGCATCAACGAGAAGCCCTTCGTCATCGTCAAGGCCGACAACGGCACCTACGGCATGGGCGTGATGACCGTGCGCGACGCCAAGGACCTCGACGCGCTCAACCGCAAGACCCGCAACAAGATGGCCATCATCAAGGACGGCCAGACGGTGAGCGACGTCATCATCCAGGAAGGCGTGCTGACCCAGGAGCGTGTGCACGAAGCCGTGGCCGAGCCCGTCGTCTACATGATGGACCGCTACGTGGTGGGCGGCTTCTACCGCATGCATGCCGAACGCGGCGTGGACGAGAACCTCAATGCCCCCGGCGCCAGCTTCGTGCCGCTGGCCTTCGAGCACAGCACGCACCTGCCCCAGCCCGGTGCCCGCCCCGGCGCGAGCGCCCCCAACCGCTTCTACATGTACGGCGTGATCGCGCGCCTGGCCATGCTGGCCGCCAGCTACGAACTCGAGGCCACCAACCCCGAGGCCGAGATCTACGACTGACCCCGCGGCGGGACCGTGCAGCCCTCCTGCCACGGTGGGAAGCGTTGCGCCAGGGGCAGTTGCTGCGTTGCAACAAGGCACGGCCCGGCTGGGTGTGGCCGCCACACCTTGTCACAATAGCGGTCCCCCAATACCGGAACCCCGCCCGGCGCCGTGCCGGCGGGCCCTGCAGTGCAAAGCTCCAAATCCTCGCTTGCGGCGCTCACCCTCGGCGCCATCGGCGTCGTGTACGGCGACATCGGCACCAGTGTGCTGTATGCGGTCAAGGAAGTGTTCGGCTCGGGCCACGTGGCCTTCACGCCCCAGAACGTCTACGGCGTTCTCTCGATCCTCTTCTGGACGCTCACCACCATCGTCTCGCTGAAGTATGTCGTGCTCGTGCTGCGGGCCGACAACAACGGCGAGGGCGGCCTGATCGCCATGCTGGCGCTGGCCTCGCAGGCCGTGAAGGACAAGCCCCGGCTGCGGGCGTCGCTGCTGGGCATCGGGATCTTCGGCACCTCCCTCTTCTATGGCGATGGCGTCATCACCCCCGCGATCTCGGTGCTCTCGGCGGTGGAGGGCCTGGAGGTGGTCTCGCCGCACTTCCGCACCGCCGTCATCCCGCTCACGCTGGTCGTGCTGTTCTGCCTGTTCGTCGTCCAGAAGCGCGGCACGGGCGGCATCGGGCGCTATTTCGGGCCCGTCACGCTCGTGTGGTTCGCCTCCATCGCGGCCCTGGGCGTGCCGCACATCGTGGGCCACCCCGAGATCCTGGGAGCGCTGAGCCCGCACCATGCGCTCGGCTTCATCTGGGAGAACCCCGGCACCAGCTTCATCATCCTGGGCGCCGTCGTGCTGTGCGTGACGGGCGCCGAGGCGCTCTACGCCGACCTGGGCCACTTCGGCAAGAAGCCGATCCGCCTCGCCTGGTTCAGCGTGGCCATGCCGGCGCTCACCGTCAACTACTTCGGCCAGGGCGCGCTGCTGCTGGCCGACCCCGAGGCTGTCAAGAACCCGTTCTACATGATGGCCCCCGACTGGGCGCTGATCCCGCTCGTGATCCTCGCCACCATGGCCACCGTCATCGCGTCGCAGGCCCTCATCACCGGCGCCTTCAGCGTGACCAAGCAGGTCATCCAGCTCGGCTACCTGCCGCGCCTGAACATCGTGCACACCAGCGTGCGCGATACCGGGCAGATCTATATCCCCTTCGTCAACTGGGCGCTGTTCCTGGCCATCGTGGTCGCCGTGGTCATGTTCCGCTCCAGCAGCAACCTGGCAGCCGCCTACGGCATCGCGGTCACGCTGGACATGCTCATCACCACCGTGCTCACCTTCTTCGTGGTCCGGTACGGCTGGGGCTATCCGCTGGCGCTGTGCATCGGCGCGACCGGCTTCTTCTTCGTCGTGGACCTGGCCTTCTTCGGCTCCAACCTGCTCAAGCTGCTGCAGGGCGGCTGGTTCCCGCTGATGATCGGCTCGATCGTCTTCACGCTGATGATGACCTGGAAGCGCGGCCGGGCACTGCTCAATGAAAAGCTGCGCGACGACGCCATCGATCTGCGCGACTTTCTCACCGCCGTGTTCGTGAGCCCGCCCACGCGGGTGGAGGGCACGGCCGTGTTCCTCACCGCCGAGCCGGGCGCGGTTCCCAATGCGCTGCTGCACAACCTCAAGCACAACAAGGTGCTGCACCAGCAGAACCTCTTCGTCACCGTGCGCAACCACGAGGTGCCCTGGATCGGCCTCGACAAACGGCTGCAGGTCGAGCCGCTGGGCGGCGACTGCTGGCAGGTCATGGTGCACTACGGCTTCAAGAACGACCCCGACCTGCCTGGCGCACTGGCCCTCATGCGCGGCCGTGGGTGCGAACTCGAAGCCATGACCACCAGCTACTTCCTGTCGCGCGACGTGGTGATCCCCACCATCGGCAGCGGCATGGCGCCCTGGCGGGAGAAGCTCTTCGCCCAGATGCACCACAACGCAAGCGGAGCGGCGGGTTTCCTGAATCTGCCGAGCAATTCGGTGGTCGAACTGGGCTCCAAGATCGAGATTTGAGCCCAAAGGGCTTCATGCCGCCGGATTCATTCAATATTTCGCTATTAAAAATATAGCAATGGGCTGGGGTGACAGAATGCGCCCCCTTATGCGTTCCTTCTTCAGAGATTCCAGCCTCTCGACGGCAACGGCCGGTTTCGTGGCCGTGCTGGTCGGGTTCACCAGTTCCGTGGCCCTGGTGTTCAAGGCGGCCCAGGCGTTCGGCGCCACCAGTGCCCAGATCAGTTCGTGGATGTGGGCCCTCGGCCTGGGCATGGGGCTGTGCTCCCTGGTGCCGTCCCTGATCCTGCGGCAGCCGGTGATGGTGGCGTGGTCCACGCCCGGGGCCGCCGTGCTGGCATCCGCGGGCCTCGCCGGCGGGTATTCCATGGGCGAAGCCATCGGCGCGTTCATGCTGTGCGCCGGTCTGATCGCCCTCGTCGGTGCCACGGGCTGGTTCGAGCGCGCCATGGACCGCATCCCGGTGCAGATCGCGTCGGCCCTGCTGGCAGGGGTCTTGGCGCGATTCGGCATGCAGGCGTTCGCCGCGGCGCAGACGGCCTTGCCGCTGGTGGTGCTGATGCTGGTGAGCTATCTGCTCGCGCGCCGGCTCTTCCCGCGCTATGCCATCGTCGCCACGCTCGCGGTGGCCGTCGCCTATACGGCGGGGCGAGGGCAGGTGGCGGTGTCTGCCATCCATTTCGGCTGGGCCGTGCCGGTTTTCACGCCACCGGAATTCAGCCTTGGTGCTTTCGTCGGCCTGGCGCTGCCCCTGTTCATCGTGACGATGGCATCGCAGAACCTGCCGGGCGTCGCCGCCATCCGCGCCGCGGGGTACCCGCTGCCCATCTCGCGCCTCGTCACCATGACGGGCCTGGCCACCCTGGTCCTGGCCCCGTTCGGCGCCTTTGCGCTCAACTTCAGTGCCATCACCGCGGCCATGTGCATGGGCCCCGAGGCGCACGAAGACCGATCGCGCCGCTACACCGCGGCGGTGGCCTGCGGCGCGTTTTATATCGTCATCGGCCTGTTCGGCGCCGTCGTCACCGGGCTGCTGACGGCCTTTCCCCAGGAACTCGTCGTTGCCATCGCCGGGCTGGCGCTGCTGGGGACCATCGGCTCCGGGCTCACCTCTGCCCTGCGCGACGATGCGTACCGGGAGGCAGCGCTCATCACTTTCCTCGTGACCCTCAGCGGTGTCTTCATCGGGGGTGTGGGCTCGGCCTTCTGGGGCGTCGTCGCCGGCGTGCTGACGCTATTTGTGCAACAGTACGGACGCCGCCGCGCCAGCGGCGCCTGATGCCCTTCCTTGCAGCTTGATGACCATGAACTTCCTTTTCGTCGCGGATCCTCTCGAACACTTCAAGATCTACAAAGACACCACCTTCTCCATGATGCGGGAGGCGCAACGCCGCGGACACACCGTCAGCGTGTGCGAGCCGCGGCACGTCCGCTGGACGCAAGGGAAAAAAGTCCTCGCGCGCGTCCGTGACATCCATCTGACGGGAGAAGCGGACGCCTGGTTCGCCGTGACTGGCGAGCGGGAAGCGGAGCTGTCCGGCTTTGGCGCAGTGCTGATGCGCAAGGATCCCCCTTTCGATAGCGAGTACTTCTATGCCACGCACCTGCTGGAGCAGGCGGAGCGGGAGGGGGCCAGGGTATTCAACAAGCCACGGGCGTTGCGGGACCATCCCGAGAAACTGGCCATCATGGAGTTTCCGGACCTGATCGGGCCTACGCTCGTCACCCGCGACGCGCAGGACGTGCGGAAATTTCATGCAGAACACGGGGACATCATCCTCAAGCCGCTCGACGGCATGGGCGGCATGGGCATCTTCCGCGTCAAGGCCGACGGGCTGAATCTGGGCAGCATCATCGAAACCCTCAATCGGGACGGCGCCCAGACCATCATGGTCCAGAAATTCCTTCCTGAGATCGCCGAAGGGGACAAGCGTGTCCTCATCATCGGAGGCAAACCGGTTCCTTATTGCCTGGCCCGCATCCCGCAGGGCTCGGAAGTGCGCGGAAATCTCGCTGCCGGTGGGAAAGGGGTCGCGCGCCCACTGACCGACCGGGACATCGAGATAGGTCACAAGCTGGGCCCTGTCCTTCTGCAGCGGGGCATGTTGCTCGCGGGGGTCGACGTGATCGGGAACTGCGTGACTGAAATCAATGTCACCAGTCCCACCTGTTTCCAGGAGATCTTTGAGCAGACCGGATGTG
The DNA window shown above is from Acidovorax sp. NCPPB 4044 and carries:
- a CDS encoding glutamate-5-semialdehyde dehydrogenase, which translates into the protein MNAPSSIAETLHALGSQAKAASALMARAPSAVKRRALLALARRLRESTDALQVDNARDLDRARAAGLAEPMVDRLKLTPKVLETCALGCEQLAAMGDVIGEISGMREQPSGIRVGQMRVPIGVFGMVYESRPNVTIEAASLSIKSGNACILRGGSEAIDSNRALARLVQEALLEAGLPADAVQLVQTTDREAVGHLIAMPQYVDVIIPRGGKGLIERISREAKVPVIKHLDGNCHTYVDDPCDVAMAVKVADNAKTQKYSPCNASEGLLVARGVAAEFLPQIGAVYAAKGVEMRGCPESLALLANVPGALLVPATEQDWSEEYLAPIISIKVVDGLDEAIAHINRYGSHHTDAILTRDHMHAQRFLREVDSASVMVNASTRFADGFEFGLGAEIGISTDKFHARGPVGIEGLTSLKWVVLGEGDIRT
- the trkA gene encoding Trk system potassium transporter TrkA → MKIIILGAGRVGESVADSLVSEQNDITVIDTDGQRLRDLEARFDLRGVVGSGIDPEVLAEAGAADTDLLIACAALDETNLVCCKIAHLLFNVPTRIARVRSSGFDSTEERGGAMLGKEGFAVDRIICPEESLTRYIGKLVQYPEALQVREFAGGRACLVSVRARGGAPVVGMRIADVRASAPDVAMRVVAIYRRFPEEPDRFVACDGATRIEAGDEVFVLAARERIPQVLAALHQRDGLATRPVRRIMVAGGGRVGLRLARQLAQQGGFHIKILESNPDRCIELASVLPPEVLVLQGDATDEDLLGDECIEDVDLFLAITDDDEDNIMACLLAKRMGASRVLALINRRSYADLMHGTQIDIALSPAQAMLGELLAYVRRGDVQAVHSLRRGVAEALEIVVRGDRKSSRVVGRKVADIHLPHDVHMGLVVRGLSEGASAVAGEGQSVPPGEPEVIIPHSHTVIESGDHVVFFLPHKRLVREVEKAFRVSATFF
- a CDS encoding TrkH family potassium uptake protein, whose translation is MPDLLPVLRVFGALLAMFSFALGVPLAAAWWGGEGLWPIYAACLGFTLVCGGALWYGLRRHARELQPRHGVMLVSLVWLVLPLFASLPLLLALHAIDRPIGFTHAYFEAVSGLTTTGSTVLAGLDSLPLSINLWRTFMQWIGGMGILILAVAVLPLLGVGGSQLFKAEAAGPVKDTKLTPRMTQTAKGLWGVYVVFSLACALAFWAGGMAVPDALMHMFATVSLGGLSPYDASFGHFQSPLLEMIAVVFMVLASCNFALYFVALRKGHWRTCWRDPELRATVCTLLGSGLFVALLLWAKGVYGPFDAMRHGLFHTVSVATTTGFATTDYLGWPVFAPVFLLMLSGVATSAGSTGGGIKMVRVLILLQQARREMTRLVHPRAVQPVRLGHAVVENRMIFAVLAYMLVYAATITVLSMVLLLTDLDVVTAFSAVIASVHCTGPGLGLVGPAANYSVLTDFQLWVCTLAMLLGRLEILSFMALLTPAFWRR
- the gshA gene encoding glutamate--cysteine ligase; this encodes MVPHLITALTGPINELEQRILDAMPAIERWFRLEWMEHTPPFYTSVDIRNAGFKLAPVDTNLFPGGWNNLTTEMLPLAVQAAMAAIEKICPEARNLLIVPENHSRNTFYLANVIQLQRIFNMAGLNVRVGSISPEIKKPTTVTLPNGDSVTLEPVVRTKGRLGLKNFDPCTILLNNDLSAGPPGILEDLHEQYLLPPLHAGWSVRRKSRHFQSYEEVSKRFGKLLGIDPWLIHPLFSHSQGLDFAEGNGVEALRSAVDAQLAKVRRKYKEYGINEKPFVIVKADNGTYGMGVMTVRDAKDLDALNRKTRNKMAIIKDGQTVSDVIIQEGVLTQERVHEAVAEPVVYMMDRYVVGGFYRMHAERGVDENLNAPGASFVPLAFEHSTHLPQPGARPGASAPNRFYMYGVIARLAMLAASYELEATNPEAEIYD
- a CDS encoding potassium transporter Kup, with product MQSSKSSLAALTLGAIGVVYGDIGTSVLYAVKEVFGSGHVAFTPQNVYGVLSILFWTLTTIVSLKYVVLVLRADNNGEGGLIAMLALASQAVKDKPRLRASLLGIGIFGTSLFYGDGVITPAISVLSAVEGLEVVSPHFRTAVIPLTLVVLFCLFVVQKRGTGGIGRYFGPVTLVWFASIAALGVPHIVGHPEILGALSPHHALGFIWENPGTSFIILGAVVLCVTGAEALYADLGHFGKKPIRLAWFSVAMPALTVNYFGQGALLLADPEAVKNPFYMMAPDWALIPLVILATMATVIASQALITGAFSVTKQVIQLGYLPRLNIVHTSVRDTGQIYIPFVNWALFLAIVVAVVMFRSSSNLAAAYGIAVTLDMLITTVLTFFVVRYGWGYPLALCIGATGFFFVVDLAFFGSNLLKLLQGGWFPLMIGSIVFTLMMTWKRGRALLNEKLRDDAIDLRDFLTAVFVSPPTRVEGTAVFLTAEPGAVPNALLHNLKHNKVLHQQNLFVTVRNHEVPWIGLDKRLQVEPLGGDCWQVMVHYGFKNDPDLPGALALMRGRGCELEAMTTSYFLSRDVVIPTIGSGMAPWREKLFAQMHHNASGAAGFLNLPSNSVVELGSKIEI
- a CDS encoding benzoate/H(+) symporter BenE family transporter — encoded protein: MRSFFRDSSLSTATAGFVAVLVGFTSSVALVFKAAQAFGATSAQISSWMWALGLGMGLCSLVPSLILRQPVMVAWSTPGAAVLASAGLAGGYSMGEAIGAFMLCAGLIALVGATGWFERAMDRIPVQIASALLAGVLARFGMQAFAAAQTALPLVVLMLVSYLLARRLFPRYAIVATLAVAVAYTAGRGQVAVSAIHFGWAVPVFTPPEFSLGAFVGLALPLFIVTMASQNLPGVAAIRAAGYPLPISRLVTMTGLATLVLAPFGAFALNFSAITAAMCMGPEAHEDRSRRYTAAVACGAFYIVIGLFGAVVTGLLTAFPQELVVAIAGLALLGTIGSGLTSALRDDAYREAALITFLVTLSGVFIGGVGSAFWGVVAGVLTLFVQQYGRRRASGA